From a single Fusobacterium pseudoperiodonticum genomic region:
- a CDS encoding adenylosuccinate synthase, with the protein MAGYVVVGTQWGDEGKGKIIDVLSEKADYVVRFQGGNNAGHTVVVDGEKFILQLLPSGVLQAGTCVIGPGVVVDPKVFLDEIDRIEKRGARTDHVIISDRAHIIMPYHIEMDKIRESVEDRIKIGTTKKGIGPCYADKISRDGIRMADLLDLKQFEEKLRANLKEKNEIFTKIYGIEPLDFDTIFEEYKGYIEQIKHRIVDTIPIVNKALDENKLVLFEGAQAMMLDINYGTYPYVTSSSPTLGGVTTGAGISPRKIDKGIGVMKAYTTRVGEGPFVTELKNEFGDKIRGIGGEYGAVTGRPRRCGWLDLVVGRYATEINGLTDIVMTKIDVLSGLGKLKICTAYEIDGVIHEYVPADTKSLDRAVPIYEELDGWDEDITQIKKYEDLPVNCRKYIERVQEILDCPISVVSVGPDRNQNIYIREI; encoded by the coding sequence ATGGCTGGTTATGTTGTAGTAGGTACTCAATGGGGAGACGAAGGAAAAGGTAAAATCATAGATGTTTTATCAGAAAAAGCTGATTATGTAGTAAGATTTCAAGGTGGAAATAATGCAGGTCACACAGTTGTTGTGGACGGAGAAAAGTTCATTCTACAACTTCTTCCATCAGGTGTACTTCAAGCTGGTACTTGTGTGATTGGACCAGGTGTTGTTGTAGATCCTAAAGTTTTCCTAGACGAAATAGATAGAATAGAGAAAAGAGGAGCTAGAACTGATCATGTTATTATAAGTGATAGAGCACATATTATTATGCCTTATCACATTGAAATGGATAAAATTAGAGAAAGTGTTGAAGATAGGATAAAAATAGGAACAACTAAAAAAGGAATTGGACCTTGTTATGCCGATAAAATTTCAAGAGATGGTATAAGAATGGCTGATTTACTTGATTTAAAACAATTTGAAGAAAAATTAAGAGCTAATTTAAAAGAAAAAAATGAAATATTTACAAAAATTTATGGTATTGAACCACTAGATTTTGATACTATCTTTGAAGAATACAAAGGATATATTGAACAAATAAAACATAGAATAGTTGATACTATCCCAATAGTAAATAAAGCATTAGATGAAAATAAACTTGTACTTTTTGAAGGAGCACAAGCTATGATGCTAGACATCAACTACGGAACTTATCCTTATGTTACTTCATCATCTCCTACACTTGGAGGAGTTACAACAGGAGCAGGTATTTCACCAAGAAAAATAGACAAAGGTATTGGTGTAATGAAAGCCTATACAACAAGAGTTGGAGAAGGGCCTTTTGTAACAGAACTTAAGAATGAATTTGGAGATAAGATTAGAGGAATCGGTGGTGAATATGGAGCTGTAACTGGTAGACCTAGAAGATGTGGTTGGCTTGATTTAGTTGTAGGAAGATATGCAACTGAAATCAATGGACTAACTGATATCGTTATGACTAAGATAGATGTCTTAAGTGGATTAGGAAAGCTTAAAATATGTACTGCCTATGAAATAGATGGAGTAATTCATGAATATGTACCTGCTGATACAAAATCATTAGATAGAGCTGTACCTATTTATGAAGAACTTGATGGTTGGGATGAAGATATCACTCAAATTAAAAAATACGAAGATTTACCAGTAAATTGTAGAAAATATATAGAAAGAGTTCAAGAGATATTAGATTGTCCTATATCTGTTGTATCTGTTGGACCAGATAGAAATCAAAATATATATATTAGAGAAATATAG
- a CDS encoding RNA ligase yields the protein MRTLLLLRGIQASGKSTWIKENNLEPYTLSADNIRLNIANPVLLEDGSYEISQKYNKVTWELLYKYLEMRMQNGDFTIIDATHSDLKLLNKYKDLANTYKYTMYCLEFDVPLEEALRRNRERDSYKYVPERVIERTYETIKNNEKLPSALKKIESINEIINFYTADVNQYENVVIIGDIHSCAEPLKEVLKDFNEETLYIFVGDYFDRGIQPVETFNIILDLLEKPNVILIEGNHEEKSMKKFIYDEEKYTKSFEETTLLPLLKEYDVDYVRTSLKKIYKKLRQCFAFEFRGKKFLCTHGGLPLVPNLALVSAKEMIHGVGKYETEIGEIYSENYKKGLCQGFIQVHGHRGVNDGQFSYCLEDRVEFGGELKVLTIDNEGKIKKTGIKNSVYNKGLKLPMSGAVEKVEFNTANELINEMIRHQFINVKECEHNLISLNFNREAFNKKKWNDLTIKARGLFVDKDSGEVKIRSYNKFFNFGERHVNLGYLKKYATYPIRAFKKYNGFLGLASVVNGEVVLTSKSVTSGKYKDIFQDIWNKVESEVRELLKKTMIENNCTAVFEVVSPEYDPHIIKYDKEHLYLLDFIENKLDLDTHNIDLEFSENLMKKVEFSSDLLTKKEELTRLENYDELYNFLVEKEKSLEEFEGYVLCDNSGFMFKFKLPYYNLWKTRRAWLERYRSALVKGKKVEVTEKDEHRHFKKFLLKLGKDKLQELSIIDARELYEKEN from the coding sequence ATGAGAACATTATTATTATTAAGAGGAATACAAGCAAGTGGGAAGTCCACTTGGATAAAAGAAAATAACTTAGAACCATACACATTAAGTGCTGATAACATAAGATTAAATATTGCAAACCCTGTTTTACTTGAAGATGGTTCTTATGAAATTAGTCAAAAATACAATAAAGTAACTTGGGAACTTTTATATAAGTATTTAGAAATGAGAATGCAAAATGGAGATTTTACTATAATAGATGCCACTCACTCAGACCTTAAACTTTTGAATAAATACAAAGACCTAGCAAATACATACAAATATACTATGTATTGTCTAGAGTTTGATGTTCCTTTAGAAGAAGCTTTAAGAAGAAATAGAGAAAGAGACAGCTATAAATATGTACCTGAAAGAGTTATAGAAAGAACTTATGAAACTATTAAAAATAATGAAAAATTACCAAGTGCTTTAAAGAAAATAGAATCAATTAATGAGATAATAAATTTCTATACAGCAGATGTAAATCAATATGAAAATGTTGTAATTATTGGAGATATCCATTCTTGTGCTGAACCTTTAAAAGAAGTTTTAAAAGATTTCAATGAAGAAACTCTTTATATCTTTGTTGGTGACTATTTTGATAGAGGTATACAGCCAGTTGAAACTTTCAATATAATATTAGATTTATTAGAAAAACCTAATGTTATTTTAATTGAAGGAAACCACGAAGAAAAGAGTATGAAAAAATTCATCTATGATGAAGAAAAATATACAAAATCTTTTGAAGAAACAACTTTACTACCTCTTTTAAAAGAATATGATGTGGACTATGTAAGAACCTCTTTAAAGAAAATATACAAGAAGTTAAGACAATGTTTTGCCTTTGAATTTAGAGGTAAAAAATTCTTATGTACTCATGGAGGTTTACCACTTGTTCCAAATTTAGCTTTAGTTTCAGCTAAAGAAATGATACATGGAGTTGGAAAGTATGAAACTGAAATAGGTGAAATCTATTCTGAAAACTATAAGAAAGGTTTATGTCAAGGTTTTATACAAGTTCATGGACATAGAGGTGTAAATGATGGACAATTCTCTTATTGCCTTGAAGATAGAGTTGAGTTTGGTGGAGAATTAAAGGTTTTAACTATTGATAATGAAGGAAAAATTAAAAAGACTGGTATAAAAAACTCTGTATATAATAAAGGTTTAAAACTACCAATGTCAGGTGCTGTAGAAAAAGTTGAATTTAATACTGCAAATGAACTTATCAATGAAATGATAAGACATCAATTTATAAATGTTAAAGAATGTGAGCATAACTTAATTTCATTGAATTTCAATAGAGAAGCATTTAATAAGAAAAAATGGAATGATTTAACAATAAAGGCTAGAGGACTATTTGTAGACAAAGATAGTGGAGAAGTTAAAATCAGAAGTTATAATAAATTTTTCAACTTTGGAGAAAGACATGTAAACTTAGGTTATTTGAAGAAATATGCAACTTATCCAATCAGAGCATTTAAAAAATACAATGGTTTCTTAGGTTTAGCCTCTGTTGTAAATGGTGAAGTTGTACTTACTTCAAAGTCAGTAACTTCTGGAAAGTATAAAGATATTTTCCAAGATATTTGGAATAAAGTAGAAAGTGAAGTAAGAGAATTATTAAAGAAAACTATGATAGAAAATAATTGTACAGCTGTTTTTGAAGTAGTCTCACCTGAATATGACCCTCATATAATAAAATATGATAAAGAACATCTATACTTATTGGATTTCATAGAAAATAAATTGGATTTAGACACTCATAATATAGATTTAGAATTTTCAGAAAATCTAATGAAAAAAGTTGAATTTTCTTCTGATTTACTTACTAAAAAAGAAGAACTTACAAGATTAGAAAACTATGATGAGTTGTATAATTTCCTAGTTGAAAAAGAAAAAAGCTTAGAAGAATTTGAAGGTTATGTACTATGTGATAATTCTGGTTTCATGTTTAAATTTAAATTACCTTACTATAACTTATGGAAAACAAGAAGAGCTTGGCTTGAAAGATATCGTTCAGCCTTAGTTAAGGGTAAAAAAGTTGAAGTAACTGAAAAAGATGAACATAGACATTTCAAGAAATTTCTATTAAAATTAGGTAAGGATAAATTACAAGAATTAAGTATAATAGATGCAAGAGAACTATATGAAAAAGAAAATTAA
- a CDS encoding DUF3592 domain-containing protein has translation MSNRVLFLLIAGVFFVFASIFLIIGIIYEKIYQNNMKGYDKEVEGKVLEVIKPRLAGRLTDTYVIYQYIVNNHKYIVKPYILLKNADINLKYTDSENVTCITYMGRHGMSGQTKYHTGEDIIVKYNSNNPKRHEILNDKDKTFASKVFKIVGKILMIIPLIFLIISFFVKGQVQ, from the coding sequence ATGAGTAATAGAGTTTTGTTTTTATTGATTGCTGGAGTTTTTTTTGTTTTTGCTTCTATATTTTTAATAATTGGAATTATATATGAAAAAATATATCAAAATAATATGAAAGGTTATGATAAGGAAGTAGAAGGAAAAGTTTTAGAAGTTATAAAACCTAGGCTTGCTGGGAGATTAACAGATACTTATGTTATATATCAGTATATAGTAAATAATCATAAATATATAGTTAAACCTTATATTTTATTAAAAAATGCAGATATAAATCTAAAATATACTGATTCTGAAAATGTTACTTGTATTACTTATATGGGTCGTCATGGTATGAGTGGGCAAACAAAATATCATACAGGTGAAGATATAATAGTAAAATATAATTCTAATAATCCTAAAAGACACGAAATTCTTAATGATAAGGATAAAACTTTTGCATCTAAAGTTTTCAAAATAGTAGGAAAAATACTTATGATTATCCCACTAATTTTCCTTATCATATCATTTTTTGTAAAGGGACAGGTTCAATAA
- a CDS encoding DUF523 domain-containing protein: MKKEIKVLISACLLGDNVKYSGGNNLTPELVTLLEKYNVDIVKVCPECFGGLPIPRVPSEIRENKVFSKDNRDITEEFLAGAEETLKVAKENEVNFVILKERSPSCGSTHIYDGSFSGNIIPGQGITAKRLTEEKIKVFSEENLEEIEKYLVELDKN, from the coding sequence ATGAAAAAAGAAATAAAAGTCCTAATAAGTGCTTGCTTATTAGGAGATAATGTAAAATATTCTGGTGGAAATAATCTTACACCAGAACTTGTTACATTGTTAGAAAAATATAATGTGGACATTGTGAAAGTTTGCCCTGAGTGTTTTGGAGGTCTACCTATACCAAGAGTACCCTCTGAAATTAGAGAGAATAAAGTTTTTAGTAAGGATAATAGAGATATTACTGAAGAATTTTTAGCAGGAGCTGAAGAAACTTTAAAAGTAGCTAAGGAAAATGAAGTTAATTTTGTTATTTTAAAAGAAAGAAGTCCCTCTTGTGGTAGCACTCATATCTACGATGGAAGCTTTTCAGGTAATATTATTCCAGGACAAGGAATTACAGCTAAAAGATTGACTGAAGAAAAGATAAAAGTTTTCTCTGAAGAGAATTTAGAAGAGATTGAAAAATATTTAGTAGAATTAGATAAAAATTAG